A portion of the Bufo gargarizans isolate SCDJY-AF-19 chromosome 7, ASM1485885v1, whole genome shotgun sequence genome contains these proteins:
- the TAL1 gene encoding T-cell acute lymphocytic leukemia protein 1: MMERLGTEMGDSQDVASPARDTAEAESSSGVNEGAAPSSPPRAVPVIELLRRGEGSTNIKAREQELRLQSLRTTELCRAPLTPTTELCRAPLPATTELCRAPLTATTDLCRTPLTATTELCRTPLPVPGPPLTATTDLCRTPLPVPGPPLTATTELCRTPLTATTELCRTPLTATTELCRTPLPVPGPPLTATTELCRPPIPLTGPQAEQASEARMVQLSPPDNLPLQTAGRAMLYGLSQPLTPGNSGYFGETETFPMYNNNVRVKRRTGPYEVEVTEGGPHTKVVRRIFTNSRERWRQQNVNGAFAELRKLIPTHPPDKKLSKNEILRLAMKYINFLAKLLDDQEEEEGSQRSKISKDNGMVQQDLLQDMLSPNSSCGSSLDGAPSPDSFSEDHDTMDSKHNRNLHQAMLPIESNGQR; encoded by the exons ATGATGGAGAGGTTGGGCACCGAGATGGGAGACTCTCAAGATGTGGCATCTCCTGCTAGAGATACAGCAGAGGCGGAGAGCAGCAGTGGGGTGAATGAGGGGGCGGCCCCCAGCTCCCCCCCTAGAGCTGTGCCGGTGATTGAGCTGCTCAGGAGGGGGGAGGGATCCACCAATATAAAggccagagagcaggaactgagACTACAAAGCTTGAGGACCACCGAACTGTGCAGAGCCCCTCTAACTCCAACCACAGAGCTCTGCAGAGCACCCTTACCTGCAACTACTGAGCTGTGCAGAGCCCCCCTAACTGCAACCACAGATCTCTGCAGAACCCCCCTGACTGCAACCACAGAGCTCTGCAGAACCCCACTTCCAGTTCCTGGACCACCTCTCACTGCAACCACAGATCTCTGCAGAACCCCACTTCCAGTTCCTGGACCACCTCTCACTGCAACCACAGAGCTCTGCAGAACCCCCCTGACTGCAACCACAGAGCTCTGCAGAACCCCCCTGACTGCAACCACAGAGCTCTGCAGAACCCCACTTCCAGTTCCTGGACCACCTCTCACTGCAACCACAGAACTCTGCAGACCCCCAATTCCACTGACTGGACCCCAAGCTGAGCAAGCCTCTGAAGCCCGAATGGTGCAGCTGAGTCCTCCAGATAACCTCCCCTTGCAAACAGCTGGCAGAGCCATGTTGTATGGATTGAGTCAGCCTCTGACCCCAGGAAACAG TGGCTACTTTGGCGAGACGGAAACCTTTCCAATGTACAATAATAATGTGAGGGTCAAGAGGCGGACAGGGCCGTATGAAGTGGAAGTTACGGAAG GAGGTCCTCATACAAAGGTGGTCCGTCGCATCTTCACAAACAGCCGGGAACGATGGAGACAGCAAAATGTCAATGGAGCTTTTGCTGAGCTCCGAAAACTGATCCCAACTCATCCTCCAGACAAGAAGCTAAGCAAGAACGAAATCTTACGCCTGGCCATGAAATACATTAACTTCCTTGCTAAACTTCTTGACgaccaagaagaagaagaaggcagCCAAAGGAGCAAAATAAGTAAAGATAATGGTATGGTCCAGCAAGATCTTCTGCAAGACATGCTGTCTCCAAACTCAAGCTGTGGAAGTTCTTTAGATGGGGCGCCGAGTCCTGACAGCTTTTCAGAAGACCACGACACAATGGACTCCAAACACAACAGAAATCTGCACCAGGCCATGCTCCCCATAGAAAGCAACGGGCAGCGGTGA